A genomic window from Halogeometricum borinquense DSM 11551 includes:
- a CDS encoding PGF-CTERM sorting domain-containing protein encodes MKRIIALMAATLVIAAAVPATGAAAAADAQSSAYTGTHVEFDTESNAVTNYSVGGTMMLDSLRVESAESSGDTGIDVDASVSTETDIAGSSLSISATAEASADVTTESGATLTAHDTPNGNLVVTGTESQVVRANVSEEATVTEDGEARVVVENGNTTGVFIAVGNASVAKNDDGDVSARVESDGRVVFRSYGENEERTENDREAERLVANGTATAEVYVTDEGDNRSSEVVHYGSNTTVNVTEQSTETVNITVERAVSEGAVVLTSVSEKALNASDSLEVTVDGQAAAEVESTSELRTAADGGNQSAYMIADGSADADAETDVYVALNHFSERKVTMQSADNESTTTETATESTETETNTTATESTDTETETDTDSTATTSDDTSATENESATEHGSETTESSTPGFGVTAALVALAGSALLIARRQ; translated from the coding sequence ATGAAACGTATAATCGCGCTGATGGCAGCGACACTTGTCATCGCTGCCGCAGTCCCCGCAACGGGGGCCGCAGCAGCAGCAGACGCACAGTCCTCCGCATACACTGGAACACACGTCGAATTCGACACGGAGTCAAACGCCGTGACGAACTACTCCGTCGGCGGCACGATGATGCTCGACTCGCTCCGCGTCGAGTCCGCCGAATCCAGCGGCGATACCGGCATCGACGTTGATGCATCTGTCTCGACCGAAACCGACATCGCTGGCTCGTCTCTCTCCATCTCAGCGACGGCCGAAGCGAGCGCCGACGTCACCACCGAGAGCGGCGCAACGCTGACCGCACACGACACGCCGAACGGAAACCTCGTCGTCACCGGTACTGAGTCGCAGGTCGTCCGCGCGAACGTGAGCGAGGAAGCGACCGTCACCGAAGACGGTGAGGCTCGCGTCGTCGTCGAGAACGGCAACACCACCGGCGTCTTCATCGCCGTCGGCAACGCCTCGGTTGCGAAGAACGACGATGGCGATGTCTCCGCCCGTGTCGAATCTGACGGCCGCGTCGTCTTCCGTAGCTACGGCGAAAACGAGGAACGCACCGAGAACGACCGCGAAGCCGAGCGTCTCGTCGCAAACGGAACGGCTACGGCTGAAGTCTACGTGACGGACGAAGGCGACAACCGCTCGTCGGAAGTCGTCCACTACGGTTCCAACACGACGGTGAACGTCACCGAGCAGTCCACTGAAACCGTGAACATCACCGTCGAACGCGCTGTCAGCGAGGGCGCAGTCGTCCTCACGAGCGTCTCCGAGAAAGCGCTGAACGCGAGCGACTCGCTCGAAGTGACTGTAGACGGCCAAGCGGCCGCCGAAGTCGAGTCCACGAGCGAACTCCGCACCGCTGCAGACGGCGGTAACCAGTCGGCCTACATGATCGCAGACGGCAGTGCTGATGCCGACGCCGAAACGGATGTCTACGTCGCACTCAACCACTTCTCCGAGCGGAAGGTGACGATGCAGTCCGCCGACAACGAGTCAACCACGACGGAGACGGCGACTGAAAGTACGGAAACCGAGACCAACACGACCGCAACCGAAAGCACCGATACTGAGACGGAAACCGACACGGACTCCACCGCGACGACGAGCGACGATACGTCAGCGACCGAGAACGAGTCGGCAACCGAACACGGATCGGAAACCACCGAATCCTCGACGCCCGGATTCGGCGTGACGGCCGCTCTCGTCGCACTCGCCGGGAGCGCGCTGCTCATCGCACGGCGACAGTAG
- a CDS encoding dihydrolipoyl dehydrogenase family protein, with protein sequence MTHVAIVGAYGSAGVAVADRLVEHVGAEIDRLTLVDDGEPGGGLCILRGCMPSKEVLSTAAHRYQMRHDHRLVGEPPEMDLEAVVETKNEHTSNFASHRRTAVHRMEEREGVAFRHETARFVDDRTLLVGDERIEADYVVVATGSSLNIPDLPGIGDVDYNTSADVLDATTLPDSGVVMGFGYIGLELVPYLSEAGVDLTVIEHDERPVDEGDPEYGDEILSMYREEFGVEIRTETRERRVERTDDGVRLHVEGPDGEDAIDAEALFLFTGRRPTLDGLELEAAGITPTGEEWVRNTMQTRADDNVYVVGDANGKEPILHVAKEQGHVAAENILADVNGGEHRTYENIHHHVIFSGASVYPYARVGHSVSSAEEAGLNYVAVHREASDDGVFKTKLAPRGRATLVVGTDGAVLGFQGLHYHADVMAKTMQVAVENEMDVRKIPDRAYHPTTPEILDGLLRSAAERLE encoded by the coding sequence ATGACACACGTAGCCATTGTCGGCGCATACGGAAGCGCGGGGGTCGCCGTCGCAGACCGACTCGTCGAACACGTCGGGGCAGAGATAGACCGCCTCACGCTCGTAGACGACGGCGAACCCGGCGGCGGTCTCTGTATCCTCCGCGGATGTATGCCCTCCAAAGAGGTGCTATCGACTGCCGCACACCGCTACCAGATGCGTCACGACCACCGTCTCGTCGGGGAGCCACCGGAGATGGACCTCGAAGCGGTGGTAGAAACGAAGAACGAACACACCTCGAACTTCGCCTCGCATCGACGCACCGCCGTCCACCGGATGGAAGAACGCGAAGGCGTGGCGTTCCGCCACGAGACAGCGCGGTTCGTGGACGACCGAACGCTCCTCGTCGGCGACGAGCGAATCGAAGCCGACTACGTCGTCGTCGCCACCGGATCGTCACTGAACATTCCTGACCTGCCGGGCATCGGCGATGTAGACTACAACACCAGTGCGGACGTGTTGGACGCGACAACGCTCCCCGATTCGGGCGTCGTGATGGGCTTCGGCTACATCGGGTTGGAACTCGTCCCGTACCTCTCCGAAGCGGGCGTTGACCTCACCGTCATCGAACACGACGAACGACCCGTAGACGAGGGTGACCCGGAGTATGGCGACGAGATCCTGTCGATGTACCGTGAGGAGTTCGGCGTCGAGATACGTACTGAGACGAGAGAACGGCGAGTCGAACGCACCGACGATGGGGTTCGATTGCACGTCGAGGGACCAGACGGAGAGGATGCAATCGACGCCGAAGCGTTGTTCCTGTTCACCGGCCGCCGCCCGACGCTAGACGGTCTCGAACTGGAGGCGGCAGGCATCACTCCCACGGGCGAGGAGTGGGTTCGGAACACGATGCAGACGCGCGCCGACGACAACGTGTACGTCGTCGGCGACGCGAACGGGAAAGAACCGATCCTGCACGTCGCCAAAGAGCAAGGGCACGTCGCCGCAGAAAACATCCTCGCGGACGTGAACGGTGGCGAACACCGGACGTACGAAAACATCCATCACCACGTCATCTTCTCGGGTGCGAGCGTGTACCCGTACGCTCGTGTCGGCCACTCGGTGAGCTCCGCCGAGGAAGCCGGTCTCAACTACGTGGCAGTCCACCGCGAGGCGTCCGACGATGGCGTGTTCAAGACGAAACTGGCCCCGCGGGGCCGGGCAACGCTCGTCGTTGGGACTGATGGAGCGGTTCTCGGGTTTCAGGGTCTCCACTACCACGCGGACGTGATGGCGAAGACGATGCAGGTGGCGGTCGAGAACGAGATGGATGTCCGAAAGATACCGGACCGCGCGTACCACCCGACGACGCCGGAGATACTCGACGGACTACTCCGGTCCGCCGCGGAACGACTGGAGTGA
- a CDS encoding sensor histidine kinase — protein MSSLRRWLRDGRWLWAFGSGFFLWHFGHLLHHPSVLDTLSTAVFSVLGPISASGAVLAVGVALGRQWGTASLRHIGRWVAVGAVASAFLGVLTVIYFRLNGVVLPEQAHFVSNVTTGGTVAGSLVGVYDARAARVSNRLRHERRRVSLLNQRLHVLNRVLRHDLRNDVNVVHGYASLLADFPDPVVSERGEIIREKSEALISLSERARHLQQLLEGEQIDTETDLGTVVSRRLEAFKREYPAAKVNVDVPDRAPVGPVPLLGVVVELLAENAVIHNDRDEPLVSVRVRTDDDHVILRVADNGPGIPETERAVFESGTETPLRHSEGLGLWVVEWAVNEAGGDLDFRNREVGTVVSVTLPRTDSEIRDDAGSVLDVTADSDHLDASLQSFRGGPE, from the coding sequence ATGTCGTCCCTCCGTCGATGGCTCCGGGATGGTCGGTGGCTCTGGGCTTTCGGCAGTGGATTTTTTCTCTGGCACTTCGGTCATCTTCTTCACCATCCGTCGGTTCTCGATACGCTGTCGACGGCTGTCTTCAGCGTCCTCGGCCCGATCAGTGCGTCGGGTGCTGTCCTCGCGGTAGGTGTCGCGTTGGGACGACAGTGGGGTACTGCGTCGCTTCGGCACATCGGACGATGGGTGGCTGTCGGTGCCGTCGCCTCCGCGTTCTTGGGTGTCTTGACAGTCATCTATTTCCGACTAAACGGCGTCGTGCTGCCCGAACAGGCCCACTTCGTGTCGAATGTGACGACGGGTGGGACGGTCGCTGGCTCTCTCGTCGGCGTCTACGATGCTCGTGCGGCGCGTGTCTCTAATCGCCTCCGCCACGAACGCCGCCGAGTCAGCCTGCTGAATCAACGGCTCCACGTCTTGAACCGCGTTCTCCGACACGACCTCCGGAACGACGTGAACGTCGTCCACGGATACGCTTCGCTCTTAGCCGACTTCCCTGACCCGGTGGTATCAGAACGGGGGGAGATCATCCGCGAGAAATCGGAAGCACTCATCTCCCTCAGCGAACGCGCGAGACACCTCCAACAGCTCTTGGAGGGCGAACAGATCGATACTGAAACTGACCTTGGGACTGTCGTCTCGCGCCGCCTCGAAGCGTTCAAACGAGAGTATCCCGCTGCGAAGGTCAACGTAGACGTGCCCGATCGTGCGCCGGTCGGTCCGGTTCCCCTCCTTGGCGTGGTCGTCGAACTGCTGGCCGAGAACGCCGTCATCCACAACGACCGGGACGAACCGCTCGTGTCAGTTCGTGTTCGAACCGACGACGACCACGTTATCCTCCGCGTCGCCGACAACGGTCCAGGTATTCCAGAGACCGAACGCGCCGTCTTCGAGTCGGGGACGGAAACACCGCTCCGCCACTCTGAGGGTCTCGGTCTCTGGGTCGTCGAGTGGGCGGTTAACGAAGCGGGCGGCGACCTCGACTTCCGCAACCGGGAGGTCGGAACGGTCGTTTCCGTCACGCTCCCCCGAACGGATTCGGAGATACGCGACGATGCGGGATCAGTTCTCGACGTCACCGCTGACTCGGATCATCTCGACGCCTCACTCCAGTCGTTCCGCGGCGGACCGGAGTAG
- the arcD gene encoding arginine/ornithine antiporter ArcD encodes MATLSFEPLTYGDIPEDERPSFRAALVPVFGMLVFLSVGAIALDLDPQLPLLFGIAFTGIVGRYWYGTTWAKMYEGIVDGLRMGMQAILIIFVIYMLISTWTGAGTIPSLIYYGLELLSPSIFLPIATILAAVVAFAIGSSWTTAGTLGVAFIGIGTGLGIPEPMTAGAVLTGAYTGDKVSPLSDTTNLAAAVTNTDLMTHVRTMRVGTGIAMLLSLALYTYLGLTATGNIPPGRIAEIQTAISGTYTVSPLTFAPLVLTFALALRGYPALPAITSGVFAGVATQIFVQGPISIEGFVRAMEVAQSGTAAGSGAGLAAEFKTGSEIVNNLLFTEGLIGSSWTITVVVAALALGGILERTGVLAVIAYHIGESLHSVGSLTAGTALSAFGMNILAAEQYMSIVVPGMSLRGLYDDFDLDSRNLSRAVEAAGTTTSALIPWNAGGVYMVSVLDVPVCSGAWCLDGYAPFYFLGFFSPTILILMGVTGWRITTQSEDTTVGIKGAVESLGDD; translated from the coding sequence ATGGCGACACTATCGTTTGAACCGCTGACATACGGGGACATCCCCGAGGACGAGCGTCCCTCATTTCGGGCCGCTCTCGTCCCTGTTTTCGGGATGCTCGTCTTTCTCAGCGTCGGTGCAATTGCACTGGATCTCGACCCGCAGTTACCACTGTTATTCGGCATCGCGTTCACCGGTATTGTCGGCCGGTACTGGTACGGCACGACGTGGGCGAAGATGTACGAGGGTATCGTTGACGGTCTGCGGATGGGGATGCAGGCGATACTCATTATCTTCGTCATCTACATGCTCATCTCGACGTGGACGGGCGCGGGCACGATTCCGTCGCTCATCTACTACGGGTTAGAGCTGCTTTCACCGAGCATATTCCTCCCCATAGCGACGATTCTCGCGGCTGTTGTCGCCTTCGCCATCGGATCGTCGTGGACCACGGCGGGGACACTCGGTGTCGCGTTTATCGGTATCGGGACTGGGCTGGGCATCCCCGAACCGATGACGGCGGGTGCAGTTCTGACGGGCGCGTACACTGGTGACAAGGTGTCGCCGCTCTCGGACACGACGAATCTCGCCGCAGCGGTGACGAACACCGATCTCATGACGCACGTTCGGACGATGCGCGTCGGAACGGGGATCGCGATGCTCCTCTCGCTGGCCCTGTACACGTATCTCGGACTCACCGCGACGGGGAACATTCCGCCGGGACGAATCGCCGAGATTCAGACTGCCATCTCGGGGACGTACACCGTCTCGCCGCTGACGTTCGCTCCCCTCGTGTTGACGTTTGCACTCGCACTTCGCGGCTATCCAGCCCTACCAGCCATCACGTCGGGCGTGTTCGCGGGTGTGGCGACGCAGATTTTCGTTCAGGGACCGATCTCCATCGAGGGCTTCGTCCGTGCGATGGAAGTCGCACAGTCTGGAACGGCAGCCGGCTCGGGGGCAGGGCTCGCAGCCGAATTCAAGACGGGCTCAGAGATTGTCAATAATCTGCTCTTTACCGAAGGTCTCATCGGGTCGTCGTGGACCATCACCGTCGTTGTCGCCGCACTCGCCTTAGGTGGGATTCTCGAACGGACGGGCGTGCTGGCGGTCATCGCGTACCACATCGGCGAGTCGCTGCACAGCGTCGGGAGCCTGACCGCGGGGACGGCGTTGTCAGCGTTCGGGATGAACATTCTCGCGGCCGAACAGTACATGAGTATCGTCGTCCCCGGCATGAGCCTCCGCGGCCTGTACGACGACTTCGACCTCGACAGCCGCAACCTCTCGCGTGCCGTCGAAGCCGCCGGAACGACGACGAGCGCACTCATACCGTGGAACGCGGGCGGGGTCTACATGGTGTCGGTTCTCGACGTTCCCGTCTGTTCGGGTGCGTGGTGTCTCGATGGCTACGCGCCGTTCTACTTCCTCGGCTTCTTCTCGCCGACCATCCTCATCCTCATGGGTGTGACGGGATGGCGCATCACGACGCAGTCCGAGGACACGACGGTCGGAATCAAGGGCGCTGTCGAATCGCTCGGCGACGACTAA
- a CDS encoding DUF6663 family protein gives MDLTTAGRYRVLGRPRDPEELLLVELPADGMDDADPEEAFAPTYVDATGYDDGLAAAVGSIDAGNVVDADLTWHDGTPRFDTLSVVAETTFTFADGVTGMFEAAKSTWMVAEAENEGMNARVTRSTDGDPNGALYVFAKQSGARDLFSEFRNGIMPLEPLIRRVDGHENSTLMDQPADHRSTECSESGESDRIDVPPEPEQPRAVFVMRPTDEPFIVVYIVFDRDGMLAKTVRDTYV, from the coding sequence ATGGACCTGACCACTGCGGGTCGATACCGCGTTCTCGGGCGGCCGCGCGACCCCGAGGAACTCCTTCTCGTCGAGCTTCCGGCGGATGGCATGGACGATGCCGACCCCGAAGAGGCGTTCGCACCGACGTACGTGGACGCGACTGGGTACGACGATGGACTCGCGGCCGCAGTCGGGTCGATTGACGCGGGCAACGTCGTTGACGCCGACCTGACATGGCACGACGGAACTCCGCGCTTCGACACGCTGTCCGTTGTCGCCGAGACGACGTTCACTTTCGCCGACGGCGTCACTGGGATGTTCGAGGCGGCCAAGAGTACGTGGATGGTCGCAGAAGCCGAGAACGAAGGGATGAACGCCCGCGTGACACGCAGCACCGACGGCGACCCGAACGGTGCGCTGTACGTCTTCGCAAAACAGTCTGGCGCACGCGATCTGTTCTCGGAGTTCCGCAACGGGATAATGCCGCTTGAGCCGCTCATCCGCCGCGTTGACGGCCACGAAAACAGTACGCTGATGGACCAGCCAGCGGATCACCGTTCTACGGAGTGCAGTGAGAGCGGTGAGAGCGACCGCATCGACGTACCGCCGGAGCCAGAACAGCCGCGCGCAGTGTTTGTGATGCGCCCCACCGACGAACCGTTCATCGTCGTCTACATCGTCTTCGACCGCGACGGGATGCTGGCGAAGACCGTTCGGGACACGTACGTCTGA
- a CDS encoding CopG family ribbon-helix-helix protein, translating into MTVVSVSMPEELLERIDNFAGEHGYTGRSEVVREAARNLLGEFEDKRLEDRKLMAVVTVVFDYETTSVEERMMKLRHEYEGFVASNFHSHVGEHYCMELFVLEGELADISTFVGKIRATRDTLSVDYSVMPVDDFTAIAAEE; encoded by the coding sequence ATGACCGTTGTCAGCGTCTCCATGCCGGAAGAACTGTTAGAGCGCATCGACAACTTCGCCGGCGAACACGGCTACACGGGCCGAAGCGAAGTCGTCCGCGAGGCGGCACGGAACCTCCTCGGCGAGTTCGAGGACAAGCGTCTCGAAGACCGGAAACTGATGGCTGTCGTCACCGTTGTCTTCGACTACGAGACGACCAGCGTCGAAGAACGGATGATGAAGCTTCGCCACGAGTACGAGGGATTCGTCGCCTCGAACTTTCACAGTCACGTCGGCGAACACTACTGCATGGAACTGTTCGTCCTCGAAGGCGAACTAGCCGATATATCCACGTTCGTCGGGAAAATCCGCGCGACGAGAGACACCCTCAGCGTGGATTACTCGGTGATGCCCGTCGATGACTTCACGGCCATCGCAGCGGAAGAGTAA
- a CDS encoding hybrid sensor histidine kinase/response regulator: MDRRARVLFVAGDDDPAAVPEDNIGGDEAQFEGERVGELPEARLDSGAYDCVVCNYVLATRDGVELTAELRDSHPTLPIIVYTAMGDETVARDALRAGATDYVVSDETENSNVEDDEATALRRRIEAAMADGRESQRIERTAEAATQLEKLTRVLTHDIRNDLSVIVGWADILRNSVTEDGEEVLERILDNGRKTLELTDVARDAVEMIVGDGADEIEPTYLNGVLHGTVQDRRETYPEATIELGSVPPCHVAANSLLSAVFRNLLNDALSHQSGDDPSVHISAERAGDVVQVRVTDDSGAADARREAAFNNAELGSPDTDISVFLVETLVDAYGGDVWVEDDGAVFVVELRVVD; encoded by the coding sequence ATGGACAGACGGGCGCGGGTGCTTTTCGTCGCGGGAGACGACGACCCGGCGGCGGTGCCGGAAGACAACATCGGTGGGGACGAAGCACAGTTCGAGGGAGAGCGCGTGGGAGAGCTACCGGAAGCAAGGCTTGACAGCGGTGCATACGATTGCGTCGTGTGCAACTACGTGTTGGCAACGAGAGACGGCGTCGAACTGACAGCCGAACTCCGCGACTCACACCCAACACTGCCGATCATCGTGTACACCGCCATGGGCGACGAGACGGTGGCACGCGACGCTCTGCGTGCCGGAGCCACGGATTACGTTGTCTCCGACGAGACGGAGAACAGCAACGTAGAGGACGACGAGGCGACAGCACTGCGGCGGCGTATCGAGGCGGCCATGGCCGACGGCAGAGAGTCACAACGGATCGAGCGAACGGCGGAGGCGGCAACACAGTTGGAGAAGCTAACCCGCGTACTGACACACGACATCAGAAACGACCTGTCAGTCATCGTCGGATGGGCTGATATCCTGCGCAACTCCGTGACCGAAGACGGCGAGGAAGTTCTCGAACGGATCCTCGACAACGGGCGGAAAACACTGGAACTGACCGACGTTGCCCGCGATGCGGTAGAGATGATCGTCGGTGACGGCGCAGACGAGATCGAACCGACGTACCTCAACGGCGTCCTCCACGGAACGGTTCAGGACCGACGTGAGACGTACCCTGAAGCGACTATCGAACTCGGGTCAGTGCCGCCGTGTCACGTCGCCGCGAACTCGCTTCTCAGTGCGGTCTTCCGGAACCTCCTGAACGACGCGCTCTCACATCAGAGCGGCGATGATCCATCGGTTCACATCTCGGCCGAGCGCGCCGGAGATGTCGTCCAAGTCCGCGTCACCGACGACTCTGGAGCCGCCGATGCACGGCGAGAGGCCGCGTTCAATAATGCGGAACTCGGCAGTCCGGACACTGATATCAGCGTGTTTCTCGTGGAGACACTGGTCGATGCCTACGGCGGTGATGTCTGGGTCGAAGACGACGGCGCAGTGTTCGTCGTTGAACTCCGCGTCGTGGACTAA
- a CDS encoding winged helix-turn-helix transcriptional regulator, translated as MTDRDPSLRAVLDGTDVVGKKWHPAVVYSLVSNGPAGFSDLERRLDISSKVLSETLADLVDDGLIERNELQTSPLRVEYTPTTAGHELASILGDLGRWTERYHDNETPVVLVVDDDARLTELYTSMLSEFEVRTANDGTEGLSKVDETVDAVLLDRKMPDVSGEHVAQCIAAEYPSIRVALLASARLDEQTLSVPFDRYVRKPVTATELTETVEALLTPRSEVVRKYLSVVAKMAAFHGDTSVEAYRDLEERRESLSHELNDPKGVAAEAGLVSEE; from the coding sequence ATGACCGATCGGGATCCGTCACTGCGCGCGGTCCTCGATGGCACGGATGTTGTCGGCAAAAAGTGGCACCCAGCTGTTGTCTACTCGCTCGTTAGCAACGGCCCAGCGGGGTTTTCCGACCTCGAACGACGACTCGACATCTCCTCGAAAGTCCTCAGTGAGACGCTTGCGGACCTCGTTGACGACGGACTCATCGAGCGGAACGAGCTCCAGACAAGTCCGCTCCGCGTCGAGTACACGCCGACGACGGCAGGGCACGAACTCGCCAGTATCCTCGGTGACCTCGGTCGATGGACCGAACGGTACCACGACAACGAAACACCCGTCGTCTTGGTCGTCGACGACGACGCACGCCTCACCGAACTCTACACGTCGATGCTCTCGGAGTTCGAGGTTCGGACGGCCAACGACGGCACCGAGGGACTGTCGAAAGTAGACGAGACGGTCGATGCCGTCCTCCTCGACCGGAAGATGCCGGACGTATCCGGTGAACACGTCGCCCAGTGCATCGCAGCGGAGTATCCGTCAATCCGGGTCGCACTTCTCGCGTCCGCCCGTTTGGACGAGCAAACGCTGTCAGTTCCGTTCGACCGGTACGTCAGAAAACCGGTGACGGCAACGGAGTTAACCGAAACCGTGGAGGCCCTGTTGACGCCGCGTTCGGAAGTCGTCAGGAAGTATCTCTCAGTCGTCGCCAAGATGGCGGCGTTCCACGGTGACACCTCCGTCGAAGCGTACCGCGATCTTGAAGAGCGGAGAGAGTCCCTCTCGCACGAACTGAACGATCCCAAAGGAGTCGCTGCCGAAGCGGGACTCGTCTCCGAAGAGTAG
- a CDS encoding DUF7575 domain-containing protein, which yields MELKSRKRPWLAAVLGALATGAGHIYLRRWKRAFGWVATAMATGILFVEPAEAEAFLYHQGPIAPMFPVLAVVLASAFDAYLVARAQNETAKRTVNPDGTITHCPYCGKELDGDLDFCQWCTTELDDFRVASPDDDSEMTTRRE from the coding sequence ATGGAGCTGAAATCACGGAAACGGCCGTGGCTCGCCGCTGTTCTCGGAGCGCTGGCGACGGGTGCCGGCCATATCTATCTCCGCCGGTGGAAGCGTGCGTTCGGGTGGGTGGCAACTGCTATGGCCACTGGTATACTGTTTGTCGAACCGGCCGAGGCGGAGGCGTTCTTATATCATCAGGGTCCGATTGCCCCGATGTTCCCCGTGCTTGCTGTCGTCCTTGCCAGCGCGTTCGACGCGTACCTCGTCGCCCGTGCGCAGAACGAGACCGCAAAGCGCACTGTCAATCCCGACGGGACCATCACGCACTGTCCGTACTGCGGAAAGGAACTCGACGGCGATCTCGACTTCTGTCAGTGGTGTACGACCGAACTCGACGACTTCCGGGTCGCTTCACCCGATGACGACTCCGAGATGACTACTCGACGCGAGTAA
- a CDS encoding pyroglutamyl-peptidase I family protein has translation MTVVVTGYEPFGELDTNPTAHVAAELDGETVAGESVVGAVLPVAFDSVTDRLESLLAEHDPTVFVSTGVARGSAAVRIERVGVNVADAVTTPDNVGADPRNERLADGPAAYFSTLPVESVVTDLLDEGIPACLSNTAGTHLCNDALYTVRHAVERDDRETRSGFVHLPFSPSLAAAAARENEATRGGSVPPSMALTTQTRAVRLAIETTLGSM, from the coding sequence GTGACCGTCGTCGTCACCGGCTACGAACCGTTCGGAGAACTCGACACGAACCCGACTGCACACGTCGCCGCCGAACTCGACGGCGAGACCGTTGCGGGCGAATCGGTCGTCGGTGCTGTCCTTCCCGTTGCTTTCGATTCTGTGACGGACCGACTGGAGTCGCTGCTCGCAGAGCACGACCCGACGGTTTTCGTCTCGACCGGCGTCGCCCGCGGGTCTGCGGCCGTCCGAATCGAACGAGTCGGCGTCAACGTCGCTGACGCGGTGACGACGCCCGACAACGTGGGCGCAGATCCGCGGAACGAACGTCTCGCTGACGGCCCGGCAGCGTACTTCTCGACGCTTCCTGTCGAGTCCGTCGTCACCGACCTCTTAGATGAGGGCATCCCGGCCTGTCTCTCGAACACGGCGGGAACGCATCTGTGTAACGATGCGCTCTACACCGTCCGCCACGCTGTCGAACGCGACGACCGAGAGACTCGGTCGGGGTTCGTTCATCTCCCGTTCTCTCCATCGTTGGCCGCCGCCGCGGCCCGGGAGAATGAGGCAACACGCGGTGGATCAGTGCCACCGAGCATGGCCCTTACTACGCAGACGCGAGCGGTCCGTCTGGCAATCGAGACGACGCTTGGTTCGATGTGA
- a CDS encoding ZIP family metal transporter yields the protein MPSIAELFIDIVGPNPVLQGLAGGIVIAFMNLLGAVLVLIWRNPTERSLDGALGFAAGVMLSASFTSLLLPGIDFASDPAYRPFTPGGIELAGITPVLIGFGLGVILLDQGERWVQYVGPLISGELTDRAESDGGEGTDDWQRSSDSVSDGGIKRAGAMVEQADSRVVGVLLFTVAITLHNMPEGLAVGVGFGSGDVTNAIGLMLAIGIQNIPEGLAVSVAAINAGLGRTYYAAVAGIRAGIVEIPLAVFGAWAVVAAAPLLPYAMGFAAGGMLYVLGDEIIPETHAHGHERLATLTMMGGAIVMLTLDVLLG from the coding sequence ATGCCGTCGATAGCCGAACTGTTTATCGATATAGTCGGTCCAAATCCGGTGCTGCAGGGGTTAGCGGGCGGCATCGTCATCGCGTTCATGAATCTGCTCGGTGCCGTCTTGGTCCTCATCTGGCGGAATCCGACCGAGCGGTCGCTCGACGGCGCGCTGGGATTCGCCGCGGGCGTGATGTTGTCTGCGAGTTTCACGAGTCTGTTGCTCCCCGGCATCGATTTCGCATCCGATCCCGCGTACCGCCCGTTCACTCCCGGCGGCATCGAACTTGCGGGCATCACCCCGGTTCTCATCGGATTCGGTCTCGGCGTCATCCTCCTCGATCAAGGCGAGCGATGGGTGCAGTACGTTGGGCCGCTGATCAGCGGAGAGTTGACCGACCGCGCCGAGTCCGACGGTGGCGAGGGAACCGATGATTGGCAACGCTCGTCGGATTCGGTGTCCGACGGAGGCATCAAGCGGGCCGGAGCGATGGTAGAGCAAGCCGACTCTCGCGTCGTCGGCGTCCTGCTTTTTACCGTTGCTATCACCCTCCACAACATGCCCGAAGGGTTGGCCGTCGGCGTCGGCTTCGGATCGGGAGACGTGACTAACGCCATCGGTCTCATGCTCGCGATTGGCATCCAGAATATTCCGGAGGGGTTGGCCGTCTCAGTTGCCGCAATCAACGCGGGCCTCGGTCGGACGTACTACGCCGCAGTCGCCGGTATCCGAGCAGGTATCGTCGAGATACCGCTCGCAGTGTTCGGCGCGTGGGCCGTCGTCGCCGCGGCACCGCTTCTTCCCTACGCGATGGGCTTTGCCGCAGGCGGGATGCTGTACGTCCTCGGCGACGAAATCATCCCGGAGACACACGCACACGGCCACGAGCGACTCGCGACGCTCACGATGATGGGCGGAGCCATCGTCATGCTGACGCTCGACGTATTACTCGGATGA